One Paraburkholderia dioscoreae DNA segment encodes these proteins:
- a CDS encoding BMP family ABC transporter substrate-binding protein, with translation MKRRNLLTAFAWGAASLALAAPLAQSAQAADAPGVAFVYLGNPGDAGWTFAHDQGSKEAEAKFGSKIKITRIENVPESADSERVFRDLANKGNKIIIGSSFGYQDFELKVAKDFPDTVFLHATGYKKAPNFGTYDVRMYQGAYLAGVAAGYVTKTNTLGFVASVPIPEVIRNINAYTLGARSVNPKVHTKVIWINSWFDPGKEKQAAETLIGQGADVLLQNTDSSATLATASEKHVHAFGWDSDMKKFGPDAHLGSVVAHWGVYYNAAIQQVLDGKWKNDPVWWGIPQKAVNLEDLNTSAIPAEAQKQVSARRDELAGGKWDVFTGPIKDQSGAVKVPAGKTLTDPELQRLNWYVEGVDGSLPK, from the coding sequence ATGAAGAGAAGAAATCTGCTGACCGCTTTTGCTTGGGGCGCGGCCTCGCTGGCGCTCGCCGCGCCGCTCGCGCAAAGCGCGCAGGCCGCCGATGCGCCGGGCGTCGCGTTCGTCTATCTCGGCAATCCGGGCGATGCCGGCTGGACCTTCGCGCACGACCAGGGCTCGAAGGAAGCGGAAGCGAAGTTCGGCAGCAAGATCAAGATCACCCGCATTGAAAACGTGCCGGAATCGGCCGACTCCGAGCGCGTGTTCCGCGATCTGGCGAACAAGGGCAACAAGATCATCATCGGTTCGAGCTTCGGCTATCAGGACTTCGAACTGAAGGTCGCGAAAGATTTTCCGGACACCGTTTTCCTGCACGCAACCGGCTACAAGAAGGCGCCGAACTTCGGCACCTATGACGTGCGCATGTACCAGGGCGCGTACCTCGCCGGCGTTGCCGCGGGCTACGTGACGAAGACCAACACGCTCGGCTTCGTGGCTTCGGTGCCGATTCCAGAAGTGATCCGCAACATCAACGCGTACACGCTCGGCGCGCGTTCGGTGAATCCGAAGGTGCACACCAAGGTCATCTGGATCAACAGCTGGTTCGATCCGGGCAAGGAAAAGCAGGCGGCCGAAACGCTGATCGGGCAGGGCGCGGACGTGCTGCTGCAGAACACCGATTCGAGCGCCACGCTCGCCACGGCATCGGAAAAGCACGTGCATGCGTTCGGCTGGGATTCGGACATGAAGAAGTTCGGTCCTGACGCGCACCTCGGTTCGGTGGTCGCGCACTGGGGCGTGTATTACAACGCGGCAATCCAGCAGGTGCTGGACGGCAAGTGGAAGAACGACCCGGTGTGGTGGGGCATTCCGCAGAAGGCCGTCAACCTCGAAGATCTGAATACGTCCGCGATTCCGGCTGAAGCGCAGAAGCAGGTTTCGGCCAGGCGCGACGAACTGGCGGGCGGCAAGTGGGACGTGTTCACCGGCCCGATCAAGGATCAGTCGGGCGCGGTGAAGGTGCCGGCCGGCAAGACGCTGACCGATCCGGAACTGCAACGCCTGAACTGGTATGTGGAAGGCGTGGACGGGTCGCTGCCGAAGTAA
- a CDS encoding ureidoglycolate lyase encodes MKTLAIEPLTKEAFAAFGDVIELEGAKQIPINLGTTIRYHDLAKVDVADENGRPLVNLFRGQPRTLPFEVKMLERHPLGSQAFVPLNDKPYLVVVVPAGELDASRIRAFVTSGWQGVNYAKGVWHHPLIALGEVSDFLVVDRGGDGLNLNEQDLAESLWLTEDALSAVAV; translated from the coding sequence ATGAAAACGCTCGCGATCGAACCGTTGACGAAGGAAGCGTTCGCCGCATTCGGCGACGTGATCGAACTCGAAGGCGCGAAGCAGATTCCGATCAACCTCGGCACGACGATCCGCTATCACGATCTCGCGAAAGTGGACGTCGCCGACGAGAACGGCCGTCCGCTCGTGAACCTGTTTCGCGGGCAGCCGCGCACGCTGCCGTTCGAGGTCAAGATGCTCGAGCGGCATCCGCTTGGCAGCCAGGCGTTCGTGCCGCTGAACGACAAGCCGTATCTGGTGGTCGTGGTGCCGGCAGGCGAGCTGGATGCGTCGAGGATTCGCGCGTTCGTGACGAGCGGCTGGCAGGGCGTGAACTATGCGAAGGGCGTGTGGCACCATCCGCTGATTGCGTTGGGTGAAGTGAGCGACTTTCTCGTTGTCGATCGCGGCGGGGACGGGCTCAATCTCAATGAGCAGGATCTGGCCGAGTCGTTGTGGCTCACGGAAGATGCTTTGAGCGCGGTGGCGGTTTGA
- the alc gene encoding allantoicase: MALPILDPNAPEFTRRYVNLADPRLGAQALEASDDFFAPKERMLNPEPAVFVPGKYDDNGKWMDGWETRRKRVTGYDWCVVKLARPGVIKGLDLDTSHFTGNFPPAASVEAARVVDGVPNQSTQWTEIVASTTLQGNSHHYHEVSDANAYTHLRVNIYPDGGIARLRVYGQPQVDWAGASRTEQFDLAAMENGAYLVAANNQHFGAASTILMPGRGVNMGDGWETRRRREPGNDWAIVALAQPGVIRKIEVDTAHFKGNYPDRCSIQAAYVTGGTDSSLITQAMFWPVLLGEQKLKMDNQHYFESEIAALGPVTHVRFNIIPDGGVSRLRLWGTLAS; encoded by the coding sequence ATGGCACTCCCGATTCTCGACCCCAACGCACCGGAATTCACGCGCCGCTATGTGAACCTGGCGGACCCGCGTCTGGGCGCGCAGGCGCTCGAGGCCAGCGACGATTTCTTCGCACCGAAGGAACGCATGCTGAATCCAGAACCGGCCGTTTTCGTTCCGGGCAAGTACGACGACAACGGCAAATGGATGGACGGCTGGGAAACGCGCCGCAAGCGCGTCACCGGTTATGACTGGTGCGTGGTGAAGCTGGCGCGTCCGGGCGTGATCAAGGGCCTGGATCTCGACACCAGCCACTTCACGGGTAACTTCCCGCCGGCGGCATCGGTCGAAGCCGCGCGCGTGGTGGACGGCGTGCCGAACCAGTCGACGCAGTGGACCGAAATCGTTGCGTCGACCACATTGCAGGGCAATAGCCACCACTATCATGAAGTCAGCGACGCGAACGCGTATACGCACCTGCGTGTGAATATTTACCCGGACGGCGGCATTGCGCGTCTTCGCGTGTATGGTCAGCCGCAAGTCGACTGGGCCGGCGCGAGCCGCACGGAACAGTTCGATCTGGCCGCGATGGAAAACGGCGCTTATCTGGTCGCCGCGAACAACCAGCACTTCGGCGCCGCGTCGACGATCCTGATGCCGGGCCGCGGCGTTAATATGGGCGATGGCTGGGAAACGCGCCGCCGTCGCGAGCCGGGCAACGACTGGGCCATCGTCGCGCTGGCGCAACCGGGCGTGATCAGAAAGATCGAAGTCGATACGGCGCACTTCAAGGGCAACTATCCGGACCGCTGCTCGATTCAGGCCGCGTACGTGACGGGCGGCACGGACAGTTCGCTGATCACGCAAGCCATGTTCTGGCCGGTGCTACTCGGCGAACAGAAGCTGAAGATGGACAACCAGCACTATTTCGAAAGCGAAATCGCGGCGCTGGGTCCGGTGACGCACGTGCGCTTCAATATCATTCCGGACGGCGGCGTGTCGCGTCTGCGTCTGTGGGGCACGCTCGCATCATGA
- a CDS encoding ABC transporter permease, translating to MDIQQASALTSSAVTAAIPLMFAGAGELVTEKSGVLNLGVEGMMLMGAVSGYAVTAITGNPWLGVLAAIGAGLAMSLLFAFLTLTMLANQVATGLSLTIFGIGLSAYVGKPYTSAAVRATIDTWTIPGLSKIPVLGPALFSLTPLDYLAFLMFAVIGWFLYRTRAGLVLRSVGESPQVAHSVGFPVVGVRYGAVAFGGGMAGLAGGYYSIVNLHLWQEQLTSGRGWIALALVVFATWRPGRLLIGALLFGAVTGLQFYAQAIGVPVPTQFLAMLPYVATVVVLVLISRNPNTIRLNAPASLGKPFFSAG from the coding sequence ATGGACATTCAACAAGCCAGCGCGCTCACCTCGAGCGCCGTCACCGCCGCGATCCCGCTGATGTTCGCGGGCGCGGGCGAACTCGTCACCGAAAAATCGGGCGTCCTCAACCTCGGCGTCGAAGGCATGATGCTGATGGGCGCGGTGAGCGGCTACGCGGTCACCGCGATCACCGGCAACCCGTGGCTCGGCGTGCTCGCCGCGATCGGCGCCGGTCTCGCGATGTCGCTGCTGTTCGCCTTTCTCACGCTCACCATGCTCGCCAACCAGGTCGCCACCGGCCTCTCGCTGACAATCTTCGGCATCGGCCTCTCGGCGTATGTCGGCAAGCCCTACACGTCGGCCGCGGTGCGCGCGACCATCGACACGTGGACCATTCCCGGCCTCTCGAAGATTCCGGTGCTCGGGCCCGCGCTTTTCAGCCTCACGCCGCTCGACTACCTCGCGTTCCTGATGTTCGCGGTGATCGGCTGGTTCCTTTACCGCACGCGCGCGGGTCTGGTGCTGCGCTCGGTCGGCGAATCGCCGCAGGTGGCGCACTCAGTCGGTTTTCCGGTAGTCGGCGTGCGCTACGGCGCGGTGGCCTTCGGCGGCGGCATGGCGGGGCTCGCGGGCGGCTACTACTCGATCGTCAACCTGCATTTGTGGCAGGAGCAGCTCACTTCGGGCCGCGGCTGGATCGCGCTTGCGCTGGTCGTGTTCGCGACGTGGCGCCCGGGGCGTCTTCTGATCGGCGCGCTGCTGTTCGGTGCCGTGACCGGGCTGCAGTTCTATGCGCAGGCAATCGGCGTGCCGGTGCCGACGCAATTCCTCGCGATGCTGCCGTACGTCGCGACGGTCGTCGTGCTGGTGCTGATTTCGCGCAATCCGAACACGATTCGGCTGAATGCACCTGCATCGTTGGGCAAGCCGTTTTTCTCGGCGGGCTGA
- a CDS encoding ABC transporter permease — translation MILPYRLEARTTPSRTMQLAVPLIAALLTLAIGFLIFSLVGRDPLQAMHAFFIEPLSSVNGWSELLLKASPLCLIGLGLAIGYRANVWNIGAEGQMLLGGIAASGVAIYFDQASGWWILPTMMIAGVLGGMAWAAIPALLKSRFNTNEILVSLMLTYVATQLLIYLVSGPWRDPQGMNFPLSEMFGGDALYPTFAGDWHIKWLRGTRLNASVFVTLIAIPLVWVFMRKSFAGYRMNVGGLAPLAARYAGFSDKKTIWTSLLISGGLAGLAGMGEIAGPIGQLQATWSPGYGFTAIIVVFVGRLHPVGIVLASLLMALLYLGGEAVQTSMQLPQALSGVFQGLLLFCLLGADLFVNYRVRRRTLAAQVH, via the coding sequence ATGATCCTTCCGTATCGACTCGAAGCACGCACGACGCCCTCGCGCACCATGCAGCTCGCCGTGCCGCTGATCGCCGCGTTGCTCACGCTCGCGATCGGCTTTCTGATCTTCAGCCTCGTCGGCCGCGATCCGCTGCAGGCCATGCACGCATTTTTCATCGAGCCGCTGTCCAGCGTGAACGGCTGGTCCGAGCTGCTGCTGAAGGCGTCGCCGTTGTGCCTGATCGGCCTCGGTCTTGCCATCGGCTATCGCGCCAACGTCTGGAACATCGGCGCCGAAGGGCAGATGCTGCTCGGCGGCATTGCCGCGAGCGGCGTCGCGATCTATTTCGACCAGGCCAGCGGCTGGTGGATTCTGCCGACCATGATGATCGCCGGCGTGCTCGGCGGCATGGCGTGGGCGGCGATTCCGGCGCTGCTCAAGAGCCGCTTCAACACCAACGAGATTCTCGTCAGCCTGATGCTCACGTATGTGGCCACGCAACTGCTGATCTATCTGGTGAGCGGCCCATGGCGCGACCCGCAAGGCATGAACTTCCCGCTTTCGGAGATGTTCGGCGGCGACGCGCTCTATCCGACCTTCGCCGGCGACTGGCACATCAAATGGCTGCGCGGCACGCGCCTGAACGCCTCGGTATTCGTCACGCTGATCGCGATTCCGCTCGTGTGGGTCTTCATGCGCAAGAGCTTCGCGGGCTACCGCATGAACGTCGGCGGTCTCGCGCCGCTCGCCGCGCGCTACGCCGGTTTCTCCGACAAGAAAACCATCTGGACCTCGCTGCTGATCAGCGGCGGCCTCGCGGGCCTCGCCGGCATGGGGGAGATCGCTGGTCCGATCGGGCAATTGCAGGCCACGTGGTCGCCGGGTTATGGCTTCACCGCGATCATCGTCGTGTTCGTGGGGCGGCTGCATCCGGTTGGGATCGTGCTCGCGAGCCTGCTGATGGCGCTGCTGTATCTCGGCGGCGAAGCGGTGCAGACTTCGATGCAACTGCCGCAGGCGCTGTCCGGCGTGTTCCAGGGGCTGTTGCTGTTCTGCCTGCTGGGTGCCGATCTGTTCGTGAACTACCGTGTGCGCCGCCGAACCCTGGCTGCCCAGGTTCACTGA
- a CDS encoding 8-oxoguanine deaminase: MTMEQAANQTNKPKKTMLVKHADVLVTMDGARRELRDGGLYIEDNRIVAVGPTAQLPQTADEVLDMRGHLVIPGLVNTHHHMYQSLTRAIPAAQNAELFGWLTSLYKMWANLTPEMIEVSTLTAMAELLLSGCTTSSDHLYIYPNGSRLDDSIAAARRIGMRFHAARGSMSVGQKDGGLPPDSVVEREADILKDTQRLIETYHDEGRYAMLRVVVAPCSPFSVSRDLMRESAVMARQYGVSMHTHLAENINDVAYSREKFGMTPAEYAEDLGWVGHDVWHAHCVQLDDAGIELFARTGTGVAHCPCSNMRLASGIAPVRRMRLAGVPVGLGVDGSASNDGAQMVAEVRQALLLQRVGFGPDAMTAREALEIATLGGAKVLNRDDIGALAPGMAADFVSFDLRQPLFAGALHDPVAALVFCAPSQVSCSVIGGKVVVKDGQLTTLELGPVIEQHNRLAKTLYEGAA, encoded by the coding sequence ATGACGATGGAACAAGCGGCTAATCAAACGAATAAGCCGAAGAAAACGATGCTGGTGAAGCACGCGGACGTGCTGGTCACGATGGATGGCGCCCGGCGCGAACTGCGCGACGGCGGCCTGTATATCGAGGACAACCGCATCGTCGCGGTCGGACCGACGGCGCAATTGCCGCAAACGGCCGACGAAGTGCTGGACATGCGTGGCCACCTGGTGATTCCGGGTCTCGTGAACACGCACCATCACATGTATCAAAGCCTGACGCGCGCGATTCCCGCCGCGCAGAACGCCGAGTTGTTCGGCTGGTTGACGAGCCTCTACAAGATGTGGGCGAACCTCACGCCGGAGATGATCGAAGTCTCGACGCTGACGGCAATGGCCGAGCTGTTGCTGTCCGGTTGCACGACTTCGAGCGACCATTTGTATATCTATCCGAACGGCAGCCGGCTCGACGACAGCATCGCCGCGGCGCGCCGGATCGGCATGCGTTTTCACGCGGCGCGCGGCAGCATGAGCGTGGGGCAGAAAGACGGCGGCCTGCCGCCGGATTCGGTGGTCGAACGTGAAGCGGACATTCTGAAGGACACGCAGCGCCTGATCGAGACGTACCACGACGAAGGGCGTTACGCGATGCTGCGCGTGGTGGTCGCGCCATGCTCGCCGTTCTCGGTGAGCCGCGATCTGATGCGCGAATCGGCAGTCATGGCGCGGCAGTACGGTGTGTCGATGCATACGCATCTGGCGGAGAACATCAACGACGTCGCGTATAGCCGAGAGAAGTTCGGCATGACACCGGCGGAGTATGCGGAAGACCTCGGCTGGGTCGGTCACGACGTGTGGCACGCGCACTGTGTACAACTCGACGACGCGGGCATTGAACTGTTCGCGCGCACCGGCACCGGCGTCGCGCATTGTCCGTGTTCGAACATGCGGCTCGCCTCGGGTATCGCGCCGGTCAGGCGCATGCGTCTGGCGGGCGTGCCGGTGGGCCTGGGCGTCGACGGCTCGGCGTCGAACGACGGCGCGCAGATGGTCGCCGAAGTGCGCCAGGCTTTATTGCTGCAGCGAGTCGGCTTTGGTCCCGATGCGATGACCGCGCGCGAAGCATTGGAAATCGCCACGCTCGGCGGCGCGAAGGTGCTCAATCGCGACGATATCGGCGCGCTGGCGCCCGGCATGGCGGCGGACTTCGTGTCGTTCGATTTGCGTCAGCCGCTGTTCGCGGGCGCGTTGCATGATCCGGTTGCGGCGCTCGTGTTCTGCGCGCCGTCGCAAGTGAGTTGCAGCGTGATCGGCGGCAAGGTGGTCGTGAAGGACGGACAGTTGACGACGCTGGAGCTCGGGCCGGTGATCGAGCAACACAACCGGTTGGCGAAGACGCTCTACGAGGGAGCGGCGTAA
- the uraH gene encoding hydroxyisourate hydrolase — protein sequence MGKLTTHVLDTANGRPGAGIKVELFALSGDTRRALKTTLTNDDGRCDQPLLEGDALVPGEYELVFGAGDYFASIGTKVPEPRFVDRVVLRFGVADASAHYHVPLLVSPWSYSTYRGS from the coding sequence ATGGGAAAGCTCACTACCCATGTGCTCGACACCGCGAACGGCCGTCCCGGCGCGGGCATCAAGGTCGAACTCTTCGCGCTCTCGGGCGACACGCGCCGCGCGCTCAAAACCACCCTGACCAATGACGACGGCCGTTGCGACCAGCCGCTGCTCGAAGGCGACGCGCTGGTTCCGGGCGAATACGAACTCGTGTTCGGCGCCGGCGACTACTTCGCGTCGATCGGCACGAAGGTGCCGGAGCCGCGTTTCGTCGATCGCGTCGTGTTGCGCTTCGGCGTGGCCGATGCCAGCGCGCATTATCACGTGCCGCTGCTGGTGTCGCCGTGGTCGTACAGCACGTATCGCGGCAGCTAG
- a CDS encoding ABC transporter ATP-binding protein, producing the protein MSDSSYSNGAAAQPADRPAQTAPRLMLQGITKQYPAVRANDDVTLIVAPGEIHAVLGENGAGKSTLMKIIYGAVRPDAGEMQWEGQTVEIASPAAARKLGIGMVFQHFSLFETLTVGENIALALDEPFDLKSLARRIREVSADYGLDIDPQRHVHSLTVGERQRVEIVRCLLQNPRLLIMDEPTSVLTPQAVRKLFETLRRLAAEGCSILYISHKLDEIQELCDTATVMRGGRVTGHVRPKGETHASLAQLMVGHSLPDYTRREHNPGAVLLDVKQLSVESDDPFGTSLRDVSFGVHAGEIFGIAGVSGNGQAELLSALSGEKRGVRADAVTICGKAAGRLGAGGRRALGFGFVPEERLGRGAVPAMTLSENALLTAHRQQMVRTGWIRSGAMRAFAKRCIDAFDVRCGGSEALAQSLSGGNLQKYIMGREILQAPKVLVVAQPTWGVDVGAAAFIRQQLLDLSARGVAILVISEELEELFDICDRIAVLAGGRLSPVRATGATNAEEIGRWMAGLFGEREGAAPSAEQPAHA; encoded by the coding sequence ATGAGCGACTCTTCTTATAGCAACGGCGCCGCCGCGCAGCCGGCGGACAGGCCGGCACAGACGGCGCCCCGGTTGATGCTTCAGGGCATCACCAAACAATATCCGGCCGTGCGAGCCAACGACGACGTCACGTTGATCGTCGCGCCGGGCGAAATCCATGCCGTGCTCGGCGAAAATGGCGCCGGCAAAAGCACGCTGATGAAAATCATCTACGGCGCGGTGCGGCCCGACGCCGGCGAGATGCAGTGGGAAGGTCAGACGGTCGAGATCGCGAGCCCGGCGGCCGCGCGCAAGCTGGGTATCGGTATGGTGTTCCAGCACTTTTCGCTGTTCGAGACGCTCACGGTCGGCGAAAACATCGCGCTCGCGCTCGACGAACCCTTCGATCTGAAATCGCTCGCCAGGCGCATTCGCGAAGTCTCGGCCGACTACGGCCTCGACATCGATCCGCAGCGCCACGTGCATAGCCTGACGGTGGGCGAGCGGCAGCGCGTCGAGATCGTGCGCTGCCTGCTGCAGAACCCGCGTCTGCTGATCATGGACGAACCGACTTCGGTGCTGACGCCGCAAGCGGTCCGCAAGCTGTTCGAGACGCTGCGGCGGCTGGCCGCCGAAGGCTGCAGCATTCTCTACATCAGCCACAAGCTCGACGAAATCCAGGAACTGTGCGACACCGCGACGGTGATGCGCGGCGGCCGCGTGACCGGTCACGTGAGGCCCAAAGGCGAAACCCACGCGTCGCTCGCGCAATTGATGGTCGGCCATTCGCTGCCGGACTACACGCGGCGCGAGCACAACCCGGGCGCGGTGCTGCTCGACGTGAAGCAACTCTCGGTGGAAAGCGACGACCCGTTCGGCACGTCGCTGCGTGACGTGTCGTTCGGCGTGCATGCCGGCGAGATCTTCGGCATTGCGGGCGTGTCGGGCAACGGGCAGGCCGAACTGCTGTCGGCCCTGTCGGGCGAAAAGCGGGGCGTGCGCGCCGACGCGGTCACGATTTGCGGCAAGGCGGCCGGGCGGCTCGGCGCGGGCGGCCGGCGCGCGCTCGGTTTCGGCTTCGTGCCGGAGGAGCGCCTCGGCCGCGGCGCGGTGCCGGCCATGACGCTGTCGGAAAACGCGCTGCTGACCGCGCATCGTCAGCAGATGGTGAGGACGGGCTGGATCAGGTCGGGCGCGATGCGCGCGTTCGCGAAGCGCTGCATCGACGCTTTCGACGTGCGCTGCGGCGGCTCCGAAGCGCTCGCGCAAAGTCTGTCGGGCGGCAATCTGCAGAAGTACATCATGGGCCGCGAGATTCTGCAGGCGCCCAAGGTGCTGGTGGTCGCGCAGCCCACATGGGGCGTCGACGTGGGCGCGGCGGCGTTCATCCGTCAGCAGCTACTCGACCTGTCGGCGCGCGGCGTGGCGATTCTGGTGATCTCGGAGGAACTGGAAGAGTTGTTCGACATCTGCGATCGCATCGCGGTGCTCGCCGGCGGCAGACTCTCGCCGGTGCGCGCCACGGGGGCGACCAACGCCGAGGAAATCGGCCGCTGGATGGCGGGCCTGTTCGGCGAGCGCGAGGGCGCGGCGCCTTCCGCGGAACAGCCGGCGCATGCCTGA
- a CDS encoding urate hydroxylase PuuD, with amino-acid sequence MEGFITDWLNLAIRWFHVIAAIAWIGESFYFVALDNSLKPPADPNQRKRGVFGELWHVHGGGFYNMQKYTVAPPEMPEDLHWSKWPSYTTWLSGFGLFTVLYLFSPSTYLIDRNVLDMGPVVAVASALGFLAAGWIVYDSLCRILGNKDKVLGVCVGVYVLIAAWLACHIFAGRAAYLIMGAMLATIMSANVFFVIIPGQRKMVDAMLKGDTPNPIYGKRGKQRSVHNTYFTLPVVFAMLSNHYAMTYTHPYNWAVLLVIMLAGALIRQFFVMRHRGQVLWYLPLVGIALMFVALFWTMPKPVVSQAQAANSPVLKVADIAPVLQQRCVACHSAHPTMMGSAPAGVLLDTPDEISQNAQRIYQQAVTLKAMPLGNVTHMTDDERMKIAAWFEGGAVK; translated from the coding sequence ATGGAAGGCTTTATCACAGACTGGTTGAATCTGGCGATTCGCTGGTTTCACGTCATCGCCGCGATTGCATGGATCGGCGAATCGTTCTATTTCGTCGCGCTCGACAACAGCCTGAAGCCGCCCGCGGACCCGAACCAGCGCAAGCGCGGCGTATTCGGCGAACTGTGGCACGTGCACGGCGGCGGCTTCTACAACATGCAGAAGTACACCGTCGCGCCGCCGGAAATGCCGGAGGATCTGCACTGGTCGAAGTGGCCTTCGTACACCACGTGGCTCTCGGGCTTCGGTCTCTTTACCGTGCTGTATCTGTTCTCGCCGAGCACCTACCTGATCGACAGGAACGTGCTGGATATGGGCCCGGTGGTCGCGGTCGCCTCGGCGCTCGGCTTCCTCGCCGCCGGCTGGATCGTGTACGACTCGCTGTGCCGCATTCTCGGCAACAAGGACAAGGTACTCGGCGTCTGCGTCGGCGTGTACGTGCTGATCGCGGCATGGCTCGCGTGCCATATCTTCGCGGGCCGCGCGGCCTATCTGATCATGGGCGCGATGCTGGCCACGATCATGTCGGCCAACGTGTTCTTCGTGATCATTCCGGGCCAGCGCAAGATGGTCGACGCCATGCTCAAGGGTGACACGCCGAATCCGATCTACGGCAAGCGTGGCAAGCAGCGTTCGGTGCACAACACGTATTTCACGTTGCCGGTCGTGTTCGCGATGCTGTCGAACCACTACGCGATGACCTACACGCATCCGTACAACTGGGCCGTGCTGCTGGTCATCATGCTGGCCGGCGCGCTGATCCGTCAGTTCTTCGTGATGCGTCATCGTGGCCAGGTGCTGTGGTATCTGCCGCTGGTCGGCATCGCGCTGATGTTCGTCGCCCTCTTTTGGACCATGCCGAAGCCGGTGGTGTCGCAAGCCCAGGCCGCGAACTCGCCGGTGCTCAAGGTGGCCGATATCGCACCGGTGCTGCAGCAGCGCTGTGTGGCTTGCCACTCCGCGCATCCGACGATGATGGGCAGCGCGCCGGCCGGCGTGCTGCTGGATACGCCGGATGAGATCTCGCAGAACGCGCAGCGGATCTATCAGCAAGCCGTGACGCTGAAGGCCATGCCGCTCGGCAACGTGACGCATATGACCGACGACGAGCGGATGAAGATCGCCGCGTGGTTCGAAGGTGGTGCGGTGAAGTGA
- a CDS encoding LysR substrate-binding domain-containing protein, whose product MSQQREAIDTYLLRVLHTLLMERSVTRAAVKLNQSQPAISAALRRLRDITGDPLLVRGKSGMVPTEYGLRLLEPVQNALREIERIKFQQHNFDPATSIRCYRIGCPDYLNVLFVPTVVERFRQAAPNATLEFHSLGPAFDYELALEDGKLDIVVGNWPEPPEQLHLSNLFVDQIVCLMSNAHPFAKRGGLTLDQYLNAPHLAPTPYSVGQRGAIDVHLARERLKRHVVVTLPYFNLAPYVLIKSDLIFTTTRLFADYYAKFLPLTVVPAPLDFPPMQYYQLWHERVHYSDEVRWLRSLVAEATRTLIDKP is encoded by the coding sequence ATGAGTCAGCAACGCGAGGCGATCGATACCTACCTATTACGCGTCTTGCACACCCTGTTGATGGAACGCAGCGTCACGCGCGCGGCCGTCAAACTGAATCAGTCACAACCCGCCATCAGCGCGGCGCTGCGCCGTTTGCGCGACATCACCGGCGACCCGCTGCTGGTGCGCGGCAAATCCGGCATGGTGCCGACGGAATACGGCCTGCGCCTGCTCGAACCGGTGCAGAACGCGCTGCGCGAGATCGAACGCATCAAGTTCCAGCAGCACAACTTCGATCCGGCCACGTCCATTCGTTGCTACCGGATCGGCTGCCCGGACTATCTGAACGTGCTGTTCGTGCCGACGGTGGTTGAGCGCTTCCGGCAGGCCGCGCCGAACGCGACGCTCGAGTTTCATTCGCTGGGCCCGGCGTTCGACTACGAACTCGCGCTCGAAGACGGCAAGCTCGACATCGTGGTCGGCAACTGGCCGGAGCCGCCCGAGCAGTTGCACCTGTCGAACCTGTTCGTCGATCAGATCGTCTGCCTGATGAGCAACGCACATCCGTTCGCCAAACGCGGCGGGCTCACACTCGACCAGTACCTGAATGCGCCGCATCTTGCGCCTACTCCTTATTCGGTGGGCCAGCGCGGCGCGATCGACGTGCATCTCGCGCGCGAGCGGTTAAAGCGTCATGTCGTAGTTACGTTGCCGTACTTCAATCTGGCGCCGTACGTGCTGATCAAGTCCGATCTGATCTTTACGACCACGCGCCTCTTTGCCGATTACTACGCCAAATTCCTGCCGCTCACGGTCGTGCCCGCACCGCTCGATTTCCCGCCAATGCAGTACTACCAGTTGTGGCACGAACGCGTGCATTACTCCGACGAAGTGCGCTGGCTGCGCAGCCTGGTCGCTGAAGCGACCAGGACGTTGATCGACAAGCCTTGA
- a CDS encoding dodecin: protein MSEHVYKQIELTGSSTKSIDDAISTAIAKASKTLRNLHWFEVTETRGQIENDKVAFWQVTIKVGLRID from the coding sequence ATGTCAGAACACGTCTACAAACAGATCGAACTGACCGGTTCGTCGACCAAATCGATCGACGACGCCATTAGCACGGCCATTGCAAAAGCGTCGAAAACGCTGCGCAATTTACACTGGTTCGAAGTGACGGAGACTCGGGGCCAGATCGAAAACGACAAGGTTGCTTTCTGGCAGGTGACCATCAAGGTCGGGTTGCGCATCGACTGA